One region of Corynebacterium capitovis DSM 44611 genomic DNA includes:
- a CDS encoding DUF6230 family protein has product MGYTKKGRLAAIVAAGLLAVGAETTVMAQTGMSANLALSNVIFTQQVGGISGEDFDLFVDAEAMENGNIGVSRLHIQKATITDLCMSAPIDLPGIGAKKFQMLVAGDGTTATNLVIGAKDMSGTLTMTDTHIGIDAEHLSDKAAPGAFGLSATGLSAVDQTIHASSISADSLSARGGAITIEEADGGSC; this is encoded by the coding sequence ATGGGATACACAAAGAAAGGGCGCCTCGCCGCTATCGTGGCGGCTGGGTTGCTCGCGGTGGGGGCGGAGACGACTGTCATGGCCCAGACTGGGATGTCGGCGAACCTGGCCCTGTCTAACGTCATCTTCACCCAGCAGGTCGGTGGAATCTCCGGCGAGGATTTCGACCTCTTCGTTGACGCTGAGGCGATGGAAAACGGCAATATCGGTGTGTCCCGCCTCCACATCCAGAAGGCCACCATCACCGATCTGTGCATGTCGGCGCCCATCGACTTGCCAGGAATCGGGGCCAAGAAGTTCCAAATGCTCGTGGCGGGTGACGGGACAACCGCAACTAACTTGGTCATCGGCGCGAAGGACATGTCAGGTACGCTGACCATGACCGACACCCATATCGGCATTGATGCCGAGCATCTCTCCGACAAAGCGGCTCCGGGTGCGTTCGGCCTCAGCGCTACAGGATTATCGGCGGTTGACCAGACCATCCACGCCTCGTCCATTTCCGCGGACAGCCTGTCGGCGCGAGGCGGCGCGATCACGATCGAGGAGGCGGACGGTGGCAGCTGTTAA
- a CDS encoding DUF6114 domain-containing protein, which translates to MAAVKRETYSPEGGSTRVDLADGDDLGDILGPAQEPPLLQQPPAQEKPAFEPVTAGDESTPGRGRLGRFGSWVKQRPFTAGLLMILAGAVILTPAYLSFEVSNIQIQIATMSGVSTLLIGVLLISCGLMTWFQRDARILTGITALILAIVAIPTSNFGGFILGTLLALLGGAFALSWVPRDKPSKADRKRGRNNED; encoded by the coding sequence GTGGCAGCTGTTAAACGTGAAACCTATAGCCCGGAGGGTGGTTCAACAAGGGTCGACCTCGCAGATGGAGATGACCTCGGGGATATCCTCGGCCCCGCCCAGGAACCGCCCCTCCTGCAGCAACCGCCGGCGCAGGAAAAGCCTGCCTTTGAGCCCGTGACGGCCGGAGATGAGTCGACGCCGGGCAGAGGGCGTCTTGGGCGCTTCGGCTCGTGGGTCAAGCAGCGGCCGTTCACGGCCGGTTTGTTGATGATCCTTGCGGGTGCGGTCATCCTCACCCCGGCCTATTTGTCGTTCGAGGTCTCTAACATTCAGATCCAAATCGCCACGATGTCCGGTGTGTCAACGCTGCTCATCGGGGTCTTGCTGATCAGCTGCGGGCTGATGACGTGGTTTCAACGGGACGCGCGCATCCTCACTGGTATCACAGCTCTCATCCTCGCCATCGTGGCCATTCCGACCTCTAACTTCGGCGGTTTCATACTGGGTACACTTCTCGCCCTTCTCGGCGGTGCTTTCGCCTTGTCCTGGGTGCCGAGGGACAAACCGAGTAAGGCGGATCGAAAAAGAGGCCGGAACAATGAGGATTAA